One region of Methanomicrobiales archaeon genomic DNA includes:
- the cas1 gene encoding CRISPR-associated endonuclease Cas1 — translation MERLVVDGWGRFLGVEDGQIVVKERKGKSYSVICRSLPSDLRQVVIAGKGSLSSDAIDVLAHHGVDLIFLDWRGGVSARLSPPMLRTVNTRREQYRCYDTEKGAALAKAFIRAKMKNQMAVLGTYAKTRVQADPNTAEALRVARESIERIASELESVSGTACDAVRGTIMGMEGCATGVYWNAISKIVDESFGFNHRSGRYAGDPVNALLNYGYAILEGECWRAVHYAGLDPYGGFLHVDRPGRASMVYDLIEEFRQQVVDKSTLKLLSHRQIRTENFEVVDGVCRMDDATRRLVLSELLMKMDDRVRYKDKLWRWSDLILHQAREVAKFLRGESGKYEGFWLRW, via the coding sequence ATGGAGAGGCTGGTGGTGGACGGATGGGGGCGGTTTCTGGGGGTGGAAGACGGTCAGATTGTCGTGAAGGAGAGGAAGGGGAAGAGTTATTCTGTGATCTGCCGTTCTCTGCCGTCCGATCTCAGGCAGGTTGTTATCGCTGGCAAGGGCTCTCTCAGCTCCGATGCGATCGATGTGCTCGCGCACCACGGGGTGGATCTCATATTTCTCGATTGGAGAGGGGGAGTCAGTGCCCGTCTATCACCCCCGATGCTGAGAACCGTTAACACCCGCCGCGAACAGTATCGGTGCTATGATACGGAGAAGGGTGCGGCTCTTGCGAAAGCATTCATCCGCGCAAAGATGAAGAACCAGATGGCTGTTCTTGGCACGTATGCCAAGACGCGGGTGCAGGCGGATCCGAACACTGCTGAGGCGCTGCGGGTTGCACGAGAATCCATTGAGCGTATTGCATCCGAGCTGGAGAGTGTGAGCGGGACTGCCTGTGATGCCGTGAGGGGAACGATCATGGGGATGGAGGGATGCGCCACAGGAGTATACTGGAATGCAATCTCGAAGATTGTTGACGAATCATTTGGATTTAACCATAGAAGCGGCAGATACGCGGGCGATCCTGTGAATGCGCTCCTGAACTACGGATACGCTATCCTGGAGGGAGAGTGCTGGCGTGCAGTTCATTATGCCGGGCTGGATCCCTATGGCGGTTTTCTCCATGTGGATCGTCCCGGGAGGGCCAGCATGGTTTACGATCTCATCGAGGAGTTCCGCCAGCAGGTGGTGGACAAGAGTACACTCAAGCTTCTCTCCCACCGGCAGATCAGGACCGAGAATTTCGAAGTGGTGGATGGTGTCTGCCGGATGGATGACGCGACGAGGAGGCTGGTCCTGAGCGAACTGCTCATGAAAATGGACGATCGGGTCAGGTATAAGGATAAACTATGGAGATGGTCCGATCTGATTCTGCATCAGGCACGGGAAGTTGCCAAGTTCTTGCGAGGGGAGTCGGGGAAATACGAGGGGTTCTGGTTGAGGTGGTGA